The following proteins come from a genomic window of Diceros bicornis minor isolate mBicDic1 chromosome 4, mDicBic1.mat.cur, whole genome shotgun sequence:
- the ECM1 gene encoding LOW QUALITY PROTEIN: extracellular matrix protein 1 (The sequence of the model RefSeq protein was modified relative to this genomic sequence to represent the inferred CDS: inserted 1 base in 1 codon) produces the protein MGTMSRAALVLACLAVASVASEGGLKLPEQRELGPEHLPYHLQEVGYAAPPSPPLTQALPMDHPDTSQHGPQFEGQSEVQPPPSQEGIPIQKEELPPPHIPVQKKVDPPLPQEATPLQEELPPSQLPVEQKELDPPFPHQKETTFRPRQREGKPAPFISHGPPEPESWNLAQHCQQGRSRGGWGHRLDGFPPGRPSPDNLDQICLPNRQHVVYGPWNLPQSGHSHLSRQGETLNLLETGYSRCCRCHSYTNRLDCAKLVWEDAMTRFCEAEFSVKTRAHWCCKRQGEARFSCFQEEAPRPHYQLLACPRHQPGISSGPELPFPPGVPTLDNVKNICHLRRFHSVPRNLPATDPIQRQLQALIRLEGEFQRCCRQGNNHTCTWKAWEDALDRYCDREQAVKTHHHSCCHYPPSPARDECFASQAPYPNYDRDILTLDLSRVTPNLMGHLCGNTRVLTKHKQIPGLIRNMTTRCCELLFPEQACCAEEEKSAFINELCGPRRNFWRDSAFCCNLSPGDEQTNCFNTNYLRNVALVAGDTRDAKGQGEQGPTXGTNVSPTPGPKEE, from the exons ATGGGGACCATGTCCAGAGCAGCCTTGGTCTTGGCCTGTTTGGCTGTTGCTTCTGTAGCCTCTGAGGGAG GCTTGAAACTTCCAGAGCAGAGGGAGCTGGGGCCAGAGCACCTCCCCTACCACCTTCAAGAAG TTGGCTATGCAgcacccccttccccacccctaaCCCAAGCCCTCCCCATGGATCACCCTGACACTTCTCAGCATGGCCCTCAATTTGAGGGACAGAGTGAAG TGCAGCCCCCTCCCTCTCAGGAAGGCATCCCTATCCAAAAGGAGGAGCTGCCTCCTCCCCACATCCCTGTGCAAAAGAAAG TGGATCcccctctccctcaggaagccaCCCCCCTCCAAGAAGAGCTGCCCCCTTCCCAGCTCCCTGTGGAACAAAAGGAAT TAGACCCACCTTTCCCACATCAGAAGGAGACGACCTTCCGACCTAGGCAGAGAGAGG GAAAACCAGCTCCCTTCATAAGCCATGGCCCCCCAGAGCCTGAGTCATGGAATCTAGCCCAGCACTGCCAACAGGGCCGATCCCGAGGGGGCTGGGGCCACCGACTGGATGGCTTCCCCCCTGGGCGGCCTTCTCCCGACAATCTGGACCAGATCTGCCTTCCTAATCGTCAGCATGTGGTGTACGGCCCTTGGAACCTGCCACAGTCTGGCCACTCCCACCTTAGTCGCCAAGGTGAGACCCTCAATTTGCTGGAGACTGGATATTCTCGCTGCTGCCGTTGCCACAGCTACACGAACCGCTTGGACTGTGCAAAACTCGTG TGGGAGGATGCAATGACCCGGTTCTGTGAGGCCGAGTTCTCGGTCAAGACCCGAGCCCACTGGTGCTGCAAACGGCAGGGGGAGGCTCGATTCTCCTGCTTCCAGGAGGAAGCTCCCCGGCCACACTACCAGCTCCTGGCCTGCCCCAGACACCAGCCTGGTATTTCCTCGGGCCCCGAGCTACCTTTTCCCCCTGGGGTACCCACTCTGGACAATGTCAAGAACATCTGCCACCTAAGACGCTTCCACTCTGTGCCACGAAACCTCCCAGCTACTGATCCCATCCAAAGGCAGCTGCAGGCTTTGATCCGGCTGGAGGGGGAGTTCCAGCGCTGCTGCCGGCAGGGGAATAACCACACCTGTACATGGAAGGCC TGGGAGGATGCCCTTGATAGATACTGTGATCGGGAACAGGCTGTAAAGACCCACCACCACTCGTGTTGCCACTACCCTCCTAGCCCTGCCCGCGATGAGTGCTTTGCCAGTCAGGCTCCCTACCCCAACTATGACCGGGATATCTTGACCCTTGACCTCAGCCGAGTCACCCCCAACCTCATGGGCCATCTCTGTGGAAATACAAGAGTTCTCACCAAACA TAAACAGATTCCTGGGCTGATCCGGAACATGACCACCCGCTGCTGTGAACTGCTGTTTCCAGAGCAGGCCTGCTGTGccgaggaggag AAATCAGCCTTCATCAACGAACTGTGTGGTCCCCGACGTAACTTCTGGCGAGACTCTGCCTTCTGCTGTAACCTGAGCCCTGGAGATGAACAGACCAACTGCTTCAACACTAATTATCTGAGGAATGTGGCTCTAGTGGCTGGAGACACTAGGGATGCCAAGGGCCAGGGGGAGCAGGGCCCAA CAGGAACAAATGTCAGCCCCACCCCTGGACCCAAAGAAGAGTGA